Proteins co-encoded in one Malus domestica chromosome 09, GDT2T_hap1 genomic window:
- the LOC103442139 gene encoding F-box/kelch-repeat protein At3g27150-like has protein sequence MSREKEMEGTAAEEGGGEESRGLCRDECNNNVLSCKKWVFASNNAGEKLGDQSLSHREFKYPRQLRLEVVGSGSLGTVPRKPQDADYTIPPLIDEVEALILARVPRSEYRKFCTINKRFFALLKSGELYKIRAELGIKEPSVFVSQHGENTWWEFDRQFRFCRKLPILPSDSCFTSSDRESLCAGTHLLVSGREIEGVVVWRYDMEANQWGKGPSMISPRCMFASATCGSYAYVAGGMGLASDWKAMDSAERYNPGTKSWEPLPNMERERRSCSGCFLDNKFFVIGGKDRHGSDLFCAEAFDIEKHTWELIPDMLEADWTTLSNPSPPLIAVVANQLYSLETSTNELKVYLKQSKAWKKLGVVPVRADATSGWGVAFKSLRDELLVIQSSLDSYAGGPALIYTCRPDPTADELQWQALEHGHSRPTRFIVNCSVMAA, from the coding sequence ATGTCCAGAGAAAAAGAAATGGAGGGTACTGCagcagaagaaggaggaggagaagaaagcAGGGGGTTGTGTAGAGATGAATGCAATAATAATGTTCTCAGTTGTAAGAAATGGGTGTTTGCTAGTAATAATGCCGGAGAAAAGCTTGGAGATCAAAGCCTGAGCCACCGTGAATTTAAATATCCACGACAGCTTAGGCTCGAAGTTGTTGGTTCCGGTTCCTTAGGAACTGTGCCACGTAAACCGCAGGATGCAGATTATACAATTCCTCCCCTCATTGATGAGGTGGAGGCTTTGATCTTAGCCAGGGTGCCGAGATCAGAGTACCGGAAGTTTTGTACCATAAACAAGCGCTTTTTCGCGCTGTTGAAGAGCGGTGAGCTATACAAGATCAGGGCCGAACTTGGGATTAAGGAGCCCTCTGTGTTTGTGTCGCAACACGGGGAAAATACGTGGTGGGAATTTGACAGGCAGTTCAGGTTTTGCAGGAAGCTCCCAATCCTACCATCGGATTCGTGCTTCACGTCAAGCGACAGGGAGTCCCTTTGTGCAGGGACTCATCTCCTGGTGTCCGGCAgagagatagagggtgttgttGTTTGGAGGTATGACATGGAAGCAAACCAATGGGGCAAGGGTCCTAGCATGATCAGTCCGAGGTGTATGTTTGCTTCTGCAACATGTGGTTCCTACGCATATGTGGCCGGCGGGATGGGATTGGCAAGTGATTGGAAAGCCATGGATTCTGCTGAGAGATACAATCCTGGGACTAAATCATGGGAGCCCCTTCCAAACATGGAGCGAGAGAGGAGGAGCTGCTCCGGCTGTTTCTTGGACAACAAGTTTTTTGTGATTGGAGGGAAAGATCGGCATGGAAGCGATCTATTCTGTGCAGAAGCCTTTGATATTGAGAAACACACATGGGAACTCATCCCGGACATGCTAGAAGCTGACTGGACAACTCTAAGCAACCCATCTCCACCACTtattgcggtggtggccaaccAGCTCTACTCTCTGGAAACTTCCACAAATGAGCTCAAGGTGTATTTGAAGCAAAGCAAGGCATGGAAGAAGTTGGGAGTCGTTCCAGTAAGAGCTGACGCTACTTCCGGATGGGGTGTAGCCTTTAAGTCGCTCAGGGACGAGCTACTTGTCATCCAATCCTCATTAGATTCATATGCAGGAGGCCCTGCCCTCATATACACTTGCCGCCCTGATCCAACTGCTGATGAATTGCAGTGGCAAGCTCTTGAGCACGGCCACAGCCGCCCTACCCGCTTCATAGTTAATTGTTCCGTCATGGCTGCTTGA
- the LOC103442719 gene encoding small ribosomal subunit protein bS21c, whose product MVNIHVSPQTWSDPVDAEPLFLARALTLSHHPWLPHPLSATCSPSSASQSHRKPKSHQPSSLFYRLRSPEIELVPLPAQGAHSAAAASSIESVICPSLAHASVLFFKSAYNVQVIVDDNEPEERLLGRFRREVMRAGVIQEVKRRRYFENKQDEKKRRTRDATKRNKRSRRPFSRPFQQKPEVPETKKSDDDGDNWNLPQGDIPY is encoded by the exons ATGGTTAATATCCACGTAAGTCCCCAAACATGGTCCGATCCAGTTGATGCGGAACCACTGTTTCTAGCCAGGGCTCTCACTCTCAG TCATCATCCATGGCTGCCTCATCCGCTCTCTGCAACTTGTTCTCCTTCCTCAGCCTCACAAAGCCATCGCAAACCAAAATCCCACCAACCCAGCTCTCTATTTTACAGACTCAGAAGCCCAGAGATTGAGTTGGTCCCACTGCCTGCCCAAGGGGCCCactctgctgctgctgcttcgtCGATAGAGTCTGTGATATGCCCCTCTCTGGCTCACGCCAGCGTCCTCTTCTTCAAGTCGGCGTACAATGTTCAGGTGATTGTGGACGACAACGAGCCCGAGGAGCGGCTGCTCGGCAGGTTCCGGCGGGAGGTCATGAGGGCCGGCGTTATTCAGGAGGTTAAGAGGAGGAGGTACTTTGAGAACAAGCAGGACGAGAAGAAGCGCCGGACTCGCGACGCCACAAAGCGAAACAAGAGAAG CCGGCGTCCCTTTTCAAGACCCTTTCAGCAGAAGCCGGAAGTCCCCGAAACCAAGAAGAGCGATGACGATGGAGATAACTGGAATCTTCCTCAAGGAGACATACCCTACTGA